The genomic segment ATGTGGGTCCCGTGACCGTGCAGATTGAGCATAAGTTGGATCTGGATATATCACCCTACAGAATATTGCAATATAAAACTTCAATCCCAACAATCCTGATGCTACTTATAGATGGACTAAATTTGTTCAGAGACGAAAGATGTTGAGAAGGTAGTCAGACTAATTTCCTGTGAGAGGAAAAGGTAGCAACACTACTATGAAATAACAgcagaaaattattttttctgattAAACAGATTGAATGATTTGTACTTTCTTGGAAACCTAAAATAAGAAAGATCAGGCATacctaatattttaaaaataataacatgGTATTCTAAATATAGTATACTCTGGGTGAGGCCTAATTCAGTTGCAACGTTATATGTCAAGAGAAAGATGTTGGGGGtgcaatggaaaaaaaattacaaatcaaTACTTGAAAAAAAAGATGCAATAAGGAACTGAAGAAAGCATTACTAGTCCACATTTTTATAGATTCTAGCATTTTAATATCTTGTACAATGTATGAAAAAAAACATTCACTAATTTAGCAGAACAGGAACCATGAGTGCCAACTATGCACTCGGGAACCAACTTGTGCATTATTAAAGAAAGCAGCACGGGGGCAACAAATAGTTGATAGAACAGCAATGACATTATCTTTTAAGAAGAGGTGTTGGAAGTATGACACTGCAATGGCAAGACAGCCAATTATCTCAAAAAGCTTATCAACTCACCTTCTATCCCTAGGTGTCCCATTGGGCATTTCCACAGCTTGTAGAGGCCTCACACTAACGCCAACTGGTGGTGCAAAGGTTGACCTTCCTGTTGATGGTGGGCGATTTGCTGCAGCTGAGTCCACACCATTCCGACCTAACTAGGTAAACAAGGACAAAAGAAATAAGGCGAACTGAAAAACACATAATTCAAAAAAATAGGCTTGCTTCAACATCTGAGATTGGAAGTGGTTTCTTAACAATTGTTTAAGAAGGATGTTAACGGGTCAAGTAATTGTCCGGATGGAGTGTTCATTTTCCCTTCATCGTTCACCATGAAGCGTCAAAGGTTAAATTGTATCAACAGAAACATTAAATACCTGTCCCTTTTTtcgccaaaaaagaagaaaagaaagaaacaccAAATGCAACAGCACAACGAAAAAATTGTATCAACAGGTAACATCAACAACACCATGAGATTTTTTACCAACTATAGCTCCCGTAATCAGTAATAACTGAAGACTGGAGAATGAAAAATAATGTAACTCCAAAACAATCAATTATCATCCACCGGTACTGTAATTCTGTAAACAAGTTGAGAAGGGACATGGATCACAACTTCAACAACTACATTCCCCGATGCCTCATATGCTTAGTATTGGTTGTTCTTATTGTAACAAAAGGCTTTCTTAATCTGCTGAGTATTGAACAGAGCCTACGAACAGCAAAACAATTTGAATAAATTTCTTGCGacttattttttctttgttcaGACTAAATTGTTAGTTCATTCAAACGAATTACTGGAGATAACGAAGGTAAGCTATCATCTTTGACATTACTTATCGCCGGTGAATTGCTCCTGCTCCGGCCTCCGGAGACGACCGCCGCCAACGGCTTGGGCaacgccaccgcctcctccccgccaTCCTCGCTCCCTCGGCTCCTCTGCCGCCCAACGCTCTGCACCTCGTTCTCCACGTTCCACGCCATCTCAGCAACAAATGGCTTCACGCCGGCATCTGCGACGGCATCCCGCCTCGATCGCCGGCTCGACGGCCTTGCGGAGACCGTCTCCACCTCCTGCGGCGCTTCCCCGCGCCACGTCGGGCTCGAGCTTCGCCCCCCGCAGGCCAGCAGCTGCAGCGGCGTCTCCACGTTCGCCGCCACCTCAGCAACAAATGGCTTCACGCCGTCGTCCGCGCCGCTCTCCCGCCTCGACCGCCTCGCGGCTGCGGGCTCCACCTCCTGCGGCGCTTCCGCGGGCCTCGTCGCGCTCGAGCTTCGCCCTCCGCGCGCCAGCAGCTGCAACGGAGtcacctcttcctcctccgccacctccgGTTTCCCAACGGCAGTCCTCGTGGGAGGCGTTTCGCCGCGGGCGTCCGGCCTCCGCACGCCCCGCGGGCCCACCAGCCGCACCGGCGCCTCAacctcctcctcgccgagcaCCCCAACGCGCGCACCAGCCGCTTTCTCTCGTCGAACGCCCACGTCCGCGCCGCGGCGAGAGGGGCGCGCGGCGTCCGCGTCGCCAAGGTCGTGGGGGACGCTCCCGTCGCGCCGCAGGCGCGCTGGCACTCCCTCGTCCCGTCCACCGCCCGCGCTGCCACGGCGGACCGGCGAGGCCGAGGGGCCCGGCGGCGTGGGGTTGCGGCGGTACTGCTGGAGGGAGGGGAGCGGGGCGTCGAGGATGATGCTGAACTCCCCCGCGGCGCCCGCGTGGGCGAGCATCAGCTCCTCCATCCGCGCCATCGCCTCGCGCGCCGCGGCAGCGCGTCGGGCGTtctccgccgcggccgcggcggagctcggccgccggccgccgcggggGCCGTCCATTGGCGTTGCGGGAgggtggccgccgccgccgcgttgACTATTTATTTTGACTTTTGCTTTCCTAGCTGTCTCTTTTGTGTCCGAAGAGAAGCCGCGCGGATTTGGGCGTTTCGAGGAAGGCTGGAGAGGAGGGAAAACGAAGGAAGGCGAACAAGGCGTGCATCCATTTGCACTCCAGTccttttaatatttgtaatttgCTATCAAGGGGAATTCAGTTTTGAAATTTTCTGTATGTAAATATACAGTTCGGTGGCATTTTGGTATAAAATTCTACGAAGTTGGTGCTGAAAATTCTTGCCTACCCAACTGGAATTTGCGAGCTATTTCAAAACCTGAAGTCCATTAGAAATCATTCATTCGACTTTCCTTTGAGACCAAACACTTCTGTTGGTGAAGGGGTTATATTTTAAGTTAGTGACATGGCAAGACCATCGACCTTTTTTTCTTTGCCAACCATACCATGGCCTACTCAAGTGGTGACTTTATGCTTAGTTTTGATAGTCAAGTGGCAAAATTCAAATGG from the Phragmites australis chromosome 19, lpPhrAust1.1, whole genome shotgun sequence genome contains:
- the LOC133900658 gene encoding coiled-coil domain-containing protein SCD2-like isoform X1 encodes the protein MDGPRGGRRPSSAAAAAENARRAAAAREAMARMEELMLAHAGAAGEFSIILDAPLPSLQQYRRNPTPPGPSASPVRRGSAGGGRDEGVPARLRRDGSVPHDLGDADAARPSRRGADVGVRREKAAGARVGVLGEEEVEAPVRLVGPRGVRRPDARGETPPTRTAVGKPEVAEEEEVTPLQLLARGGRSSSATRPAEAPQEVEPAAARRSRRESGADDGVKPFVAEVAANVETPLQLLACGGRSSSPTWRGEAPQEVETVSARPSSRRSRRDAVADAGVKPFVAEMAWNVENEVQSVGRQRSRGSEDGGEEAVALPKPLAAVVSGGRSRSNSPAISRNGVDSAAANRPPSTGRSTFAPPVGVSVRPLQAVEMPNGTPRDRRVIYPDPTYAQSARSRDPHDSSTVTEELEMLKDENVNLLEKLGLAEEKLRQSEARTRELEKQVANLGDGLSMEVKLMKRREEMLVRKEQEIRKALISKNGKSEELTTLQQQLQSAREEAGAAVQKLKEAESETKGLRTMARRMILSKEEMEEVVMKRCWLARYWGLAVQYGIYPDISMSKHEYWSSLAPLPFEYVTSAGQRAKNGSDHSGSNDLEDADKLVHDLTVTAGEGNVETMLSVDKGLQELAFLKVEDAVLVALAQHRRSNVAEPADPDIKSSGDENFTEAFDLSKEEEEDVLFKQAWLIYFWRRAKTHNVEEDIAEERLQMWIDRHDQQPTSHDAVDVEQGLHELRKLGIEQLLWELSRHEVNITKAEEVNITKGYPSDSEDLT
- the LOC133900658 gene encoding coiled-coil domain-containing protein SCD2-like isoform X2; amino-acid sequence: MDGPRGGRRPSSAAAAAENARRAAAAREAMARMEELMLAHAGAAGEFSIILDAPLPSLQQYRRNPTPPGPSASPVRRGSAGGGRDEGVPARLRRDGSVPHDLGDADAARPSRRGADVGVRREKAAGARVGVLGEEEVEAPVRLVGPRGVRRPDARGETPPTRTAVGKPEVAEEEEVTPLQLLARGGRSSSATRPAEAPQEVEPAAARRSRRESGADDGVKPFVAEVAANVETPLQLLACGGRSSSPTWRGEAPQEVETVSARPSSRRSRRDAVADAGVKPFVAEMAWNVENEVQSVGRQRSRGSEDGGEEAVALPKPLAAVVSGGRSRSNSPAISRNGVDSAAANRPPSTGRSTFAPPVGVSVRPLQAVEMPNGTPRDRRVIYPDPTYAQSARSRDPHDSSTVTEELGLAEEKLRQSEARTRELEKQVANLGDGLSMEVKLMKRREEMLVRKEQEIRKALISKNGKSEELTTLQQQLQSAREEAGAAVQKLKEAESETKGLRTMARRMILSKEEMEEVVMKRCWLARYWGLAVQYGIYPDISMSKHEYWSSLAPLPFEYVTSAGQRAKNGSDHSGSNDLEDADKLVHDLTVTAGEGNVETMLSVDKGLQELAFLKVEDAVLVALAQHRRSNVAEPADPDIKSSGDENFTEAFDLSKEEEEDVLFKQAWLIYFWRRAKTHNVEEDIAEERLQMWIDRHDQQPTSHDAVDVEQGLHELRKLGIEQLLWELSRHEVNITKAEEVNITKGYPSDSEDLT